The nucleotide sequence GAGGCCGGCCGGACGGCGCCGCCCCGGCCCAGCAACTACACCCGGCACCAGGCGGTCGTGGCCCGCGGCTTCCGGGCCGGCGCCGACCTGGTACGCCGGACCTACGGGCCGCTCGGCCGACGGGTACTCGTCGAGGACGCCGCCGGGGCGTACCACGAACTGGCCGACGCGGCGGGCGTGGTCCGGCTGTTCACCGCGTACGACACCCGGGACGCGATCGGCGCCGGCTATGTCCGGGAACTGGTGGAGGGGGTACGGCACCGGGTCGGCGACGGCGCGACCAGCACCGTGGTGCTCGCCCAGGCCATGCTGGACGGTGCCTCGGCGGCGCTGCGGGCCGGGGCGAACCCGGTGGCGCTGTGCCGGGGGATCGAGTCGGCCGCCCTGGCGGTCCTCGCCGAGCTGGGCGACCTGGCCGTACCGGTGGAGACGAAGGAACAGCTCAGGATGGTCTCCACGATCGCCTCCGGCGACGAGGTGATCGGCGACCTGCTGGCCACCGCGATGGAGCGGGTCGGCAAGGACGGCGTGGTGATCGTCGAGGAGAGCAACCTCTTCGGGCTCGAACTCGAACTGACCCGGGGGACCCGGGTGCCGGCCGGGCACGTCTCGCCGTACTTCGTGACCGATCCGGAGGAGGCCGAGGCGGTACTCGACGACCCGTCGATCCTCATCGTCGACCAGCGGCTCTCCGCCGTACCCGAGTTGCAACCGCTGCTCGACGAGGTCGGCCGCTCGGGTCGGCCGCTGGCGGTCTTCGCCCGGGACGTCCGGGACGCCGCGCTGACCGCCCTGATCGTCGGGAAGATGCGGCACACCCTCGACTCGGTCGCGGTCCGGCTGCCCTGGCCGGACGAGGAGCGCCGCACGGTGATGGCGGACCTGGCACTGCTGACCGGGGCGCAGGTGGTCGGCGACGCCGAGGGCGGGCTGGCCGCGGCCACCGCGCAGGTGCTCGGCGGTGCCCGCAAGGTGATCACCACCCGCCGCGACACCACTGTGGTGGACGGGGCCGGCGACCCCGCCCTGGCCCGGCGGCGGTTGCAGGGACTCCGGGCGGAGCTGGAGCGCCGGTCCGCCGGGCACGACCGGGAACTGCTGCGGGAACGGCTGGCCCGGCTCGGCGGCGGGGTGGCGGTGATCCGGGTCGGCGAGTCGGCCGAGGGCCAGCTCAAGAAGCGCAAGCGCCAGATCGACGACGCGGTACGCAACGCGAAGGCGGCCGTCGAGTGGGGACTGGTCCCCGGTGGCGGCGCGGCGCTGATCACCGTCGCCGGCCGGATCGGTGCCCGGCTGCCGCCCGGCGGCGACGAGTCGCTCGGCTACGCGGTGGTGGTCGACGCGCTCGTGGCGCCGTACGAGGAGTTGATGCGCAACGCCGGGCGGAACCCGGCGGCCGGGCCGGCGGACCTGGACCGGCGCGGACCGTGGGTGACCTTCGACGTGGTCGGCGGCAGCTACGTCAGCGCGCTGGACGCCGGGATCGTGGACGCGGCCGCGACGCTGCGCCAGGCGGTCACCGCCGCCGCCGGGGTGGTGACCCGGTACCTGATGATCGGCTGAGGTCCGTCCCGCGCGCCGCAGAGTTGGCGGGTGGCCGGCGCCGGGAGAACCCCGGCGCCGGCCCCAGCCCATGCTGCTACGTGGTGCCGCCGACGTGCAGCAGGTCAGCGATCCGTTCCGCGACCGGTCCGGCCTCCAGGTGCAGCCACGACACGTTCAACCGGTCGTCGCCGAGCACGGCGAGCAGGACCTGGTCGCTCACGCCGTACACCGTGAAGTAGCCCTGGTGACTGTGCACCGTCAGTTCGCGCAGCGGACCCTGTTGGAGGGTCAGCCCGCACTGCCGGCCCAGCCCGAACGTGGTCGCCGCGAGCGCGGCGAGGTCGAGCGGCTCGGGGCCGGCGGTGAGGTCGTGTCCGAGCAGCCGCCCGTCGACACCGGCGAGCACGGCGCCGCGCACCCCGGGCACCCGGTCCCGGAGCAGGCTCAACTCGGCGTGTACGGCCGACTGGCCGGGCCGGGGCGGACCGGCGGCGGTCCCCGGCCGGTGGAAGGCGCCCTCGGGGAGGAACTCCTCGCCGCCGCTGTCGAGTCGGGCCCCCGGTGAGCGCCGGGGCAGCGGGGTCTCGGACAGGTCCCCGGCGGGCTGGAACTGCGTCACGGTCATCACCGCTCCTCGACCTTGCGCGTGTGCCGGGCGGCGGACGCGGGAGCGGCCGGAGCGGCATGCCGGAAGGGTGCCTCGCCCGCGCGGGAACTCAGCGGCCGGATCAGGTGGTGGTTCGCCACTGACAGCGCCTCCATTCTTCTGTGAGCGTCACTGCCCGTAGCACCGTCATTGCGGGACGGTGGGCCAGGCGGTCGGCCGGTCTGACGCGCGAGCTGCTCCTTCCGGGAGGGTCGCATGCTGTGGTGCAAGTTGCATCTCGCGAGACAGGTAATTGTCTGTGCAGCTAACTTACTGTTGACCCGTCCGCGAGGGAACAGGGCGATACGACCGATGTTGCGCGGCATGGGCGGTCGTTCTACGCATCACGCCACTGCGCACAGTAATCAAAACGCAGGGTGATTGCACGTGGCGTCTGCAAACCACAAATGCACGTGCGCTTCCCAGGTCACCGCTGCGACGGAGTGGACGGCACCGAGGTGCTGTGTCAGAGTGCAAGGCGAAGATATTTACGGACGCAACTATTTGATGCGCTGACACGGGGAGAGGCGCGGTGTTGCCCATCACCGCCCGACGAGGTTCGGGTGAGCGACGTTGATACCCATCGGGGCCGGATCGTTACTCGAATACCGGGTGACCGACGCGACGTGGGTCTGTGCCGGGGGCGTACCCGTCGCCCGGTTCTGCTTCTGCCTGACCGACCCCGATCCGCCGCCACGCTGGCACTGGCAGGCGAACGCCCGGGACAACGGCCTGGTCGGAGCCACCGAAGGGGCGATGCTGGTGCGCACCGGCCGCGGTGGCGGCTGGGTCGACCTGACCGTCGAACTGCACCCGGAACCGCCGGCGGTCGAGACGGCTGGCTGGGACGAGGCGGTCGAGATCTCGTACCGGACGGCGGTCGGCGAGTCGCACGTGCGGTCGGCGCGCGGCGGCGGTAGCGACTTCCCCCGGGTCAGCTTCCGGGGCGCGGGCAGCTACCGGATCCGGGTGCACGCCCGGGGACGGCACCCCTGCGCCGGCCGGCCCGGTGCCGACCGGGCGGAGGAGTACCTGTTGCAGGTCTGGGCGGCGCGGGTCGGGCGTACCGAGATCCTCCGCGCGACCGAGGGCTGACCGGCTGCCGGCGGAGGTCCGGCGGCCGGCGGAACGGCCGGGTGCGCACCGGCTGTCGGCGGTTCGCGGGTAGCCGGACGGATTGTCCGACGTCGGGGTCCGGGGCGACGACATGCTTCGCTTGTCGGTTCGCCGCGCGACCCGACGTCGGCGGGCCGCCCTCCGCCGACGTGGCGGCGGACCGGTGGAGGGTCGGTCACCGGGGTGACCTCGTCGGTGGCCGACCCCGAACAGGCCCGGGGCGGGTGCCCGCAACCCGGCCGTCACCTTCCCCCGTAGCTGACGGCCGGTCCAGCCCGCCCCGGTGCCGATCTCTCCACCCGCCCGCGGCCGCCCGGTCCTCTGTCACCGTTGGCCGCAGCCGCAGGCCGACGCTGTCGGGTCGCAGCCGCAGGCCGACGCTGTCGGGTCGCAGCCCCGAGCGACCGCGTGCCCGGTATCGACCCGGCCGTGCTCGGTGTGATCCTCCTCGTCCGGCCGATTGGTGGGTTTGCGGTCGGATCGGGCCGACTTGGCGGACGCCGATCGGGCTAGGACGGTAACCGGGAGGTCAAGGTTTGCTTATCGAGGATTACCAGCGGGTCCGTCGGTGCTATACCGTGGCCGGGTGAGAGTCGAGCGGCACTGGTGGAACGGCGATCGGGGTCCGCGCGCACGGCGCGACGTCTACATTCGTACGGATGGGCAGCGATGGGAAGTCGAGGCCCAGGTCGGGGGCGCTCAAGGGCGCTCGAAGGTGCAGCAGTGTCCCGGTGAGGCATCCGCGCGCATCCTCGCGGACGCCTGGCTAGGTGGACGCTCGGGCTGGCGAGAGATGGTGCTCTGAGCCGACCGCCGTCCGGTTGGTCGCGCAGAACTGTCCAGCGGCTCGCGATCCGTAACAGATCCGAGAAGCGGTATCCCGTCGCGGGGTCACGGTCACCCGTCGACGCGGAGTTGCGCGTCCACCCGGGCGGCCTACGCACCCGATACCGGAACAGGTCGCGGTGGCCAAGACACTTTCCGCAATCTGCCAAAGGAATAGCAGCCCATTACCTCGTGCGGTTGCGCCAAGTTACCATCTAACCACTCATGGTGATCAATGTCTTGACGACGATCAGCGGGGTGAGGGTTCGTGGCGCGGGACCTCGACAGGCGATCAGGCGGAACAGGGCGGCGGATCGGAGACCTCGATCGGAGTCTGCTGCTGCACTGCCGGACCAACCAGGTCACCCAGGCGGCCGAGGCGGCCGACCGGACCGGTGGCGGCCTGGTCGTCACCGTCGACCGGGGCAACCTGCGCGGCTGCCTGAGCCGGGCCCGGCACCTGCGGGAGGTCGACCACTACCGGCGGCCGGTGCTGCTCGACGCCGCCCGGTACGCCGGTGCCCACCGGCTGCCCGCCGCCGCCCCCTTCGACCCGCGGTGGATCGACTGCCAGCGGGACCTCGGACTTTCGGTGCTCACCGACTCGGGCTACCTGGACCGGGACGACACCACCGGCCTGGCCGGGATCCTCGAACGGGCCGCCCGGCTCGGCGACGCCATCGCGCTGCTGCCGATGCACCCGTGCTGGCTCGCCGACCGGATCGCCCGGCAGACCCTGCTCCGCTACGTGGCCGCGGTCGGCGTACCGGTGGCGGTGGTCGTGGAGGAGTCGGCGAACCCGTTCAGCCCGGCCAGTACCGTGCGCGGGCTGCTCCAGCTGCTCGGCTGCGGCGTACCGGTGCTGCTGCTCCGGGCCGACCTGCCGGCGCTCGGCCTGCTCTGCTCCGGCGCGACCGCGGTGGCGGTCGGCACCGAACCCGGGCTGCGCCGGCTCGACCCGCGCCGGCCCGCCGGAGTCCGGCCACCGGCCGGGGTGCCCCGACCGTCGGCGGTGGTCCGGCAGTGCCTGTCGTACGCGCCGCTCACCGAGATCGAGACGACCCTGCGGCGGTACCCGGACAACGGCATGTGGCACTGCGACTGCGCGACCTGTGCCGGCCGGGGGCTGGGCTGGCTGCTGGACCGGCCGGACGGCGAGCGGAGCCGCACCGCGTTCCGGCACTCCGTCGACGTCCTGCTCGACCTGCGTGCCGAGCTGACCGGGCCGTCGGTGCAGCTCGACGAGTGGAGCTGGCGGGCCCGTTGCGCCGCCGCCGCCTCCCGGCGTCGCGAGGTGGGCTGGGAACTGCTGCCCATGCTCGACCACTGGCAGCAGGTGCTGGCTCCGCCGGGCATCTCCCGGCCACCGGCCCCGGCCGGGCGCCGGACCGCCGGGACGAGCCGGTTCTCCCGGGCGACGCCGCCGCGCTCGGCAGCCTGACCGGTCAGTGCAAGAGCCACACCCACTGCTGCCAGCTGTCAGCGGAGCACTGCCGAACCGACCACACCATGCGCACGGTCAGGCCAGCGCCATCCGGGCCCAGCGACTCGGGCTCAGCGTGAGTACCCGGAACGGGCAGTGCCGGTCGGTGAGCAGCGTGTACGCCTCGATCGCCCGCTCGGCCGCGTCCTGGGCCTGCTCCGCCGGGGTCATCCCGCGGCCCCGGTTGCGGAACAGCGCGCCGTAGAAGGCGGAGCAGAAGACTCCACTCTCGTGCCAGCCGACCTGTGCCGAGGTGCCGATGTAGGTGACCTCGTCCTGGAGGCAGTCCCGGACCGCCTTCTGCCAGGCGCCGGTGCCGGTGCGGCAGCCGTCGGCGAGGATCGCGTGCGCCGAGATGCCCCGACCCCGGGCGGCCGCCTCCTCGCCCAGCGCCTCCAGCGAGATCTTCGTCCGGCCGTCGCTGCTGGCGAAGGTCGGCGTGTCGCTGCGATCACCGTGCGCCATCACGTGCAGTACGTCGCAGGAGGCGGTGAACGCGGTCAGCACGGTGTCCGGGTCCCGGGAGCGGACGAAGTCGATGTCGACGACCGGTTGCTGGTGCTCGGCGTTGATGTTCTGCAACGTGGACTGCACGAACGTCATCGCCGCGTCGAACGACGAGTCGAGTCCGATGTCGAGCAGACTCACCCGCTTCGCCCTCATCGCCATGGACGAACCTCCCCCGAAGTGCGGTCAACACGCTACTCCTGCCACGCCAACCCTGCCGGGCGGCACCGTGCCGACCTTCGGTCAGCTCCCGTGGCGCCTCGGCCGACCGGACGGTGGTCGGGGGTCAGTCGACCAGGGCCGCGTAGACGAGCTGGCGCAGCTCCGCGCGCAGCGGATAGCTGCTGGACGGGACGAGCTGGGTGAAGAGCAGCGCGGTGACCTCGTCGACCGGGTCGACCCAGAACGCCGTACTCGCCATCCCGCCCCAGTAGAACTCACCCGCGTTGCTCGGCGTACGGCTCGGAACCGGGTCGAGTACCACCGCGAAGCCGAGCCCGAAACCGATCCCGTCGAAGCTGGTCTCGGCGAAGCCGCCGGTCGAGAGCCGCCCCAGGTCCTGCCCCTCCGGCAGGTGGTTGCGGGTCATGAACCGGACCGTGCGCGGGCCGAGCAGGCGTACCCCGTCCAGCTCCCCGCCGCGCAGCAGGAACTGGGTGAACCGGTGGTAGTCGGCCGCCGTGGAGAGCAGGCCGCCACCACCGGAGTGCAGGGCCGGCTGCTTCAGCGCCAGCGCGCCCACCTCGTCGTACCGGACCGCCTGGCCGGTCGCCGGGTGTGCGGCGTACAGCGCGGCCAGCCGGTCGGCGGCGGCGCCCTCGGCCCACCAGCCGGTGTCGGTCATGCCGAGCGGACCGAAGATCCGTTCGGCGAAGAAGACGTCCAGCGGCCTGCCGGAGACCACCTCGACCAGCCGGCCGAGCACGTCGGTGGCGACCGAGTAGCCCCAGGCCGTACCCGGCTGGAAGAGCAGCGGCAACCGGGCCAGCCCCTCGGTCGCGGAGGCCAGGTCGAAGTGCGACGGCGGATAGAGGTCGAATCCGGCGGCCCGGTAGAGCCCGTCGACCACCGAGGTCTGTAGGAAGCCGTAGGTCAGCCCGGCGGTGTGGGTGAGCAGGTGCCAGACCCGGATCGGCTCGACCGCCGGCACCGTGTACGGCTTGAGCGCCGACCCCCGGTCGTAGACCCGTACGTCGGCGAACTCCGGCAGCCAGCGACTGATCTCGTCGGTGAGCTGGAGCCGCCCCTCCTCCCAGAGCATCATCGCGGCGACCGAGGTGACCGGCTTGGTCATCGAGTAGATCCGCCAGACGGTGTCGGGGTCGACCGGCAGCCCCGCCTCCCGGTCCCGCAGCCCGTAGGTCGAGGAGTGCGCGATCTCGCCCCGGCGGGTCAGCACGACTTGCCAACCGGCCAACTGCCCCGCGTCGACGTACCGGGCGAAGTGCTCGTCGACGCGGGCCAGCCGTGCCGGGTCGAAGCCGACCTGGTCAGGGTCGACGCTGCGCTGGAGGCTCATTCGCCGAACCCTACTGCGGCCCCGGAAGAGCCGGCAACGACACCGGGTCGTCCGGTCGAGCCGTTCTACGGCTGGCCGGACGGTCGGGGCGGGCCGTCCTACGGCTGGCCGGACGGTCGGGGCGGGCCGTCCTAGGGTTGGCCGGGCGGTCGGATCGGGCGCCAGTACTGCCGCTTGCCGTCGTCCCGGACCACCAGGCCGAGCCGGGTCAGCTCGGTCCGCAGCTCGGCGAGATCCGTCCGGTCGCTCTTCTCCAGGGCCCGCTGCCGGGCCTTGAGCAGCGAGTTCGCCCCTGGTGGCAGTCCTGGGCCGCCGTCGGTCCAGCGCCGGAAATCCGCCGCGTACGGGTCGCCGTCGGCGTGCCAGCGGTAGCCGTACGCCTCGAAGGCGGCGCGGAGCCGGTCCGCCGGCAGGTCCGAGGACTCCCGGGCGACCTCCTCGCCGGCCGGCCCGAGCAGGACGAGCCGATTGCCGTCCCGGAACGCCCCGGTGATCTCCGCCCGGTCGACCCGCCGGGCGGTGCCGTCCCGGAGCAGGGTGACCGCGTCCCCGGCGACGGTGACGGTCAGCCGCTCGGCGGCGGCGATCACGGCTACCAGCAGCCCGCCCAGGGTGCCGAGGAACAGCGCGCCGAGACTGGCCCAGGGTTCGGCGTCGGCGACCTGGTCGATCAGCATGAACGGGCCGCGCATCGGGATCCAGCGCAGTGACGCCACCCAGCCGGCGCACGCCTGCACCAGCCAGAGCAGGCCGGCGCCGAGCACCGGGCAGAGCACCCAGACCAGCACCACCAGCCCGGCCGACTCGGCCACCACGGTCGACCCGCCCGCGTTCGACGTCCCGGAGCGGTCTTCCGGGATCGGGCCGGGTGTCCGGGTGCGGTCCGCCGGAACCGGTTCGGGTGCCGGGGTGCGGTCCGGCGGGGTCGGGTCGGCGGGCACCTCAGGACACCTCCCGGCGTACCGTCCGGACCAGTCCGCCGAGCAGTGGCAGCAGCACCCAGACGGCGACCGAGACGGCGAGCCGGGCCCACTGGCCGCCGTCGAGGTCGCCCGGGTTCGGCGGCTCGACCAGCGGGGCCATGGTGAGGCTGGTGTCCAGCCACTCGGCGGCCCGGTGCAGTCGCTCGACCATCCCGCCGAGGATGGACCAGGCGATCGGCAACACCAGGGAGAGCACGATCGCCAGCGGGGTGCTCTGGAACAGCAGGCCGAACGCGATCCCGAGCAGCACGTTGCCGATCTGGAACACGGCCGCGCCGACGAACGCCATCACGCCGGTGGACCAGGAGCCGCCGTCACCGGCCAGCCCGGCGAGTACGGTGCCGAGGGCCGCCGTCGCCAGCGTGGCCGCGACGGAGAGCAGCGCCGCGACCACCCCGGCGCCGACCTTCGCGACCACCACCCGGTGTCGCCGGGGCACCAGGGCGAAGGTGGTCAGCACGGTGCGCTGGGAGAACTCGCTGGTGACCAGCAGGATGCCGAGGATCGGCAGCAGGATGCCGACCGGGAGCTGGGCGAGTGCGAAGAAGATCTCGAACCGCTGCTCCGGCTCGGGCGCGGTGAGCAGCAGCACGGCCACGATGGCGGCCGCGACCAGGCCGATGGTGACCAGCAGCCAGAAGCCGGCCCGGGTGTCGGCGAGCTTGCGCAGCTCGACCAGGGTCAGCCGGAGCAGCGTCGGGCGGGCGAACCCGTCCGGACCGTCGGGATGCCCACCGGCCGGGCGG is from Micromonospora sp. WMMD1102 and encodes:
- the groEL gene encoding chaperonin GroEL, producing the protein MPINPPAGRYALLVAVGEYDDPSLDQLRAPEQDVERLAAVLEDPSVGNFTVRTLQDPADQEVRREVEDLLTDRVNDDLVLLYFSCHGIVDPFHRLYFAAANTVRTRPASTAISRSFVNEQLEACRAAAKVLVLDCCFAGAFAEGFKSAPQGALEGQVGRGYVVISACDSYEYAFESDGLVESAPRGSIFTDVLLEGLATGGADLDGDGRVGADELFRYVHDGVVRRRPDQKPKWSAYNAEPHIYLATVPPTANLPGTGPDPGEVAEAGRTAPPRPSNYTRHQAVVARGFRAGADLVRRTYGPLGRRVLVEDAAGAYHELADAAGVVRLFTAYDTRDAIGAGYVRELVEGVRHRVGDGATSTVVLAQAMLDGASAALRAGANPVALCRGIESAALAVLAELGDLAVPVETKEQLRMVSTIASGDEVIGDLLATAMERVGKDGVVIVEESNLFGLELELTRGTRVPAGHVSPYFVTDPEEAEAVLDDPSILIVDQRLSAVPELQPLLDEVGRSGRPLAVFARDVRDAALTALIVGKMRHTLDSVAVRLPWPDEERRTVMADLALLTGAQVVGDAEGGLAAATAQVLGGARKVITTRRDTTVVDGAGDPALARRRLQGLRAELERRSAGHDRELLRERLARLGGGVAVIRVGESAEGQLKKRKRQIDDAVRNAKAAVEWGLVPGGGAALITVAGRIGARLPPGGDESLGYAVVVDALVAPYEELMRNAGRNPAAGPADLDRRGPWVTFDVVGGSYVSALDAGIVDAAATLRQAVTAAAGVVTRYLMIG
- a CDS encoding roadblock/LC7 domain-containing protein gives rise to the protein MTVTQFQPAGDLSETPLPRRSPGARLDSGGEEFLPEGAFHRPGTAAGPPRPGQSAVHAELSLLRDRVPGVRGAVLAGVDGRLLGHDLTAGPEPLDLAALAATTFGLGRQCGLTLQQGPLRELTVHSHQGYFTVYGVSDQVLLAVLGDDRLNVSWLHLEAGPVAERIADLLHVGGTT
- a CDS encoding serine hydrolase domain-containing protein, with translation MSLQRSVDPDQVGFDPARLARVDEHFARYVDAGQLAGWQVVLTRRGEIAHSSTYGLRDREAGLPVDPDTVWRIYSMTKPVTSVAAMMLWEEGRLQLTDEISRWLPEFADVRVYDRGSALKPYTVPAVEPIRVWHLLTHTAGLTYGFLQTSVVDGLYRAAGFDLYPPSHFDLASATEGLARLPLLFQPGTAWGYSVATDVLGRLVEVVSGRPLDVFFAERIFGPLGMTDTGWWAEGAAADRLAALYAAHPATGQAVRYDEVGALALKQPALHSGGGGLLSTAADYHRFTQFLLRGGELDGVRLLGPRTVRFMTRNHLPEGQDLGRLSTGGFAETSFDGIGFGLGFAVVLDPVPSRTPSNAGEFYWGGMASTAFWVDPVDEVTALLFTQLVPSSSYPLRAELRQLVYAALVD
- a CDS encoding ABC transporter permease is translated as MTVDDITRPAARPAGGHPDGPDGFARPTLLRLTLVELRKLADTRAGFWLLVTIGLVAAAIVAVLLLTAPEPEQRFEIFFALAQLPVGILLPILGILLVTSEFSQRTVLTTFALVPRRHRVVVAKVGAGVVAALLSVAATLATAALGTVLAGLAGDGGSWSTGVMAFVGAAVFQIGNVLLGIAFGLLFQSTPLAIVLSLVLPIAWSILGGMVERLHRAAEWLDTSLTMAPLVEPPNPGDLDGGQWARLAVSVAVWVLLPLLGGLVRTVRREVS